One Tenuifilum sp. 4138str genomic region harbors:
- a CDS encoding DEAD/DEAH box helicase family protein: MEFLADKLDAEWKFAQSYGLLNTDVPEHIKSNLNPMFLDREYQKEAISKFDFYLNKFKDRPKDKPIHLLFHMATGSGKTVLMAANILELYTKGYRNFIFIVNSNNIIKKTISNFTDKRNSKYLFADKIIFDFREIGINQVENFETVPGNDINIMFSTIQGLHIQLKEPRENGLTFESLQQSKLVILSDEAHHLNTLTKRKKSKTEEEEENSWEWTINTIIENHPENILLEYTATVDLNHPEIAKKYADKILLRYSLREFRNDGYSKEIKLIKSGISTNERILQALVLSQYRLKVANENNILSPYLPFKPVILFKSASIEESNKCFEDFKLLLKNLKTKDIKDLENSGGATLKKAFEFFKKHGVSIDQLTEEIKNDFRDERCIIVNNENDSEEKQIELNQLEKNEFRAVFTVKMLTEGWDVLNLFDIVRLDESNGVNTNGKAAASTISEAQLIGRGARYFPFQTRPDEEMYQRKFDKDLRNDLRCLEELYYHSLNDNKYIEAITKELVEQGVYDPNQDENPIEIKVKPTFKQTRLWEEGLIFTNEQVLKSNKNVSSLKQIHETGLQYKEYIGTSGTDELVVFDEEAVKADKELQKKFIGSINKNIELIDLGLPICLKATENIPFFNFDNLKRILPQLTSTREFITSEKWIGKTPVTLIGSEERLKNLLPQEKLRIAENVLCRIKNDISAKVHQYEGSKEFEGRPLKEYLKHDKLMMVSEPEADSKKQYGLPMTGNWVADFRMNVAEKDWYIFDENYGTSEEKYFIKYLEQAIDTLKEKYDDIYLLRNERLFKIYNFTDGKAFEPDFVLFMKEKKTAKKLSYQLFIEPKGDGYIEKDKWKEEFLEEINIKAKIKKIEMLYEDDKYKIIGLPFYNYNTQQKFKAKFKEVLKVE; encoded by the coding sequence ATGGAATTCTTAGCAGATAAATTAGATGCCGAATGGAAATTTGCTCAAAGCTACGGCTTATTGAATACTGATGTACCAGAGCATATCAAGAGCAATCTGAACCCAATGTTTTTAGACAGGGAATATCAAAAAGAAGCGATTTCAAAATTTGATTTTTACTTAAACAAATTTAAGGACAGACCCAAAGACAAGCCTATTCATTTGCTTTTCCATATGGCGACAGGAAGCGGGAAAACCGTTTTGATGGCTGCCAATATTCTTGAGCTATATACAAAGGGCTACAGAAATTTTATTTTTATTGTTAACAGCAACAACATCATAAAGAAAACCATTTCCAATTTTACCGATAAAAGAAACAGCAAATACCTGTTTGCCGACAAAATAATTTTTGATTTCAGGGAAATTGGAATTAATCAGGTGGAGAATTTTGAAACAGTTCCGGGCAATGATATTAATATAATGTTCAGCACCATTCAGGGATTGCACATTCAATTAAAAGAGCCGAGAGAAAACGGACTTACATTTGAAAGTTTACAGCAGTCAAAATTGGTAATTCTTTCAGATGAAGCACACCACCTCAATACGCTAACCAAAAGAAAAAAAAGCAAAACAGAGGAAGAAGAAGAAAATAGTTGGGAGTGGACAATAAACACGATTATTGAAAACCACCCCGAAAATATTCTTTTAGAATATACTGCAACAGTTGACCTGAACCATCCTGAAATTGCAAAAAAATATGCTGATAAAATCCTTCTGCGTTATTCGCTTCGTGAGTTTAGAAATGACGGTTACAGCAAAGAAATTAAACTGATAAAATCGGGCATTAGCACAAACGAAAGAATTTTACAAGCATTAGTTTTAAGTCAATACCGCTTGAAGGTAGCGAATGAAAATAATATCTTATCCCCCTATTTACCGTTTAAACCCGTCATTCTGTTTAAAAGTGCAAGCATTGAAGAAAGCAATAAATGCTTTGAAGATTTTAAACTTTTGTTGAAAAACCTGAAAACAAAAGATATAAAAGATTTGGAAAATTCAGGCGGAGCAACATTAAAAAAAGCGTTTGAATTTTTTAAAAAACACGGAGTTTCCATTGACCAACTGACCGAAGAAATAAAAAACGATTTTAGGGATGAACGCTGCATTATTGTAAATAATGAAAACGACAGCGAAGAAAAACAGATTGAATTAAACCAGTTAGAGAAAAATGAGTTCAGGGCTGTATTTACCGTGAAAATGCTTACAGAGGGGTGGGATGTTTTAAACCTCTTTGATATTGTTCGTTTAGATGAAAGCAACGGAGTAAATACCAACGGAAAAGCAGCAGCCAGCACCATTTCAGAAGCACAATTAATTGGCAGAGGTGCAAGATATTTTCCCTTTCAGACAAGGCCCGATGAAGAAATGTATCAAAGAAAATTTGATAAAGATTTGCGAAACGATTTACGCTGTTTGGAAGAATTGTATTACCACAGCTTGAATGACAACAAATATATTGAAGCCATTACTAAAGAACTTGTTGAGCAGGGAGTTTACGACCCAAATCAGGACGAAAATCCTATTGAAATAAAAGTTAAACCAACTTTCAAGCAAACTAGACTTTGGGAAGAAGGATTAATATTTACGAACGAGCAGGTTTTGAAAAGCAACAAAAATGTTTCTTCATTAAAGCAAATCCACGAAACTGGATTACAATACAAGGAATATATCGGAACAAGCGGAACGGATGAATTGGTGGTATTTGATGAAGAAGCCGTAAAAGCTGACAAAGAACTGCAAAAGAAATTCATTGGCTCAATAAACAAAAACATAGAACTGATTGATTTAGGATTGCCAATTTGTCTGAAAGCCACTGAAAACATTCCGTTCTTCAATTTTGATAATCTCAAAAGAATTTTACCGCAACTGACATCTACAAGGGAATTTATAACCAGTGAAAAATGGATTGGAAAAACTCCTGTAACTCTGATTGGCAGCGAAGAAAGGTTGAAAAATTTGCTTCCACAAGAAAAATTGAGAATTGCGGAAAATGTATTGTGCAGGATAAAAAATGATATTAGTGCCAAAGTTCATCAATACGAAGGCAGCAAAGAATTTGAAGGCAGACCACTAAAAGAGTATCTGAAACACGATAAGTTGATGATGGTTTCAGAACCGGAGGCAGACAGCAAAAAACAATATGGTTTACCAATGACCGGAAACTGGGTTGCCGATTTCAGAATGAATGTAGCAGAAAAGGACTGGTACATATTTGATGAAAATTATGGCACAAGTGAAGAAAAGTATTTTATCAAATACCTTGAACAAGCCATTGACACGCTGAAAGAAAAATATGATGACATTTATCTGCTCCGCAATGAACGGCTGTTCAAAATTTACAACTTCACAGACGGAAAAGCCTTTGAACCCGACTTTGTGCTGTTTATGAAAGAGAAGAAAACCGCAAAGAAACTTTCTTATCAGCTATTCATTGAACCAAAGGGAGATGGCTATATTGAAAAAGACAAATGGAAAGAAGAATTTTTAGAAGAAATAAACATCAAAGCAAAAATCAAAAAGATAGAAATGCTTTACGAAGATGATAAATATAAAATCATTGGTTTACCTTTCTATAACTACAACACCCAACAGAAATTCAAAGCGAAATTTAAGGAAGTGTTGAAGGTTGAGTAA
- a CDS encoding DNA methyltransferase has protein sequence MDELFEKHLCTFNIQVRHPDRILTGDKEYNDVIEYILLYSKNRFQKLPKREEEKNVNEYIYKIEEIGKPDKIKFGKKEVLIFTPDKYKVDILEADFSNLKKISIRGSIREKNSSGRFYVKYLEKLRNDYPPETLFKVPEMGDDATGGRYFYLPPKGNVNGGYYQGKPQSSDVTLKPYPNFFNFAEEYNNVADQGNVSFRNGKKPEELMKLLLDLFTVYDDLIIDYHLGSGTTAAVAHKMNRRYIGIEQLDYGKNGSVTRLKNVISGEQSGISQSVGWKGGGSFVYAELKRYNQQYIDDIEAAKDSKALKKLYEQMKEEAFFRIEIDHNKWDNGEFEKLTLEEQKQLLCECLDKNHLYVNLTEMEDAFYKMSEDEIALNKKFYNIS, from the coding sequence ATGGATGAACTATTTGAAAAACATTTATGCACTTTTAATATACAAGTTAGACACCCTGACAGAATTTTAACTGGCGATAAGGAATACAATGATGTTATAGAATATATATTGCTTTATTCAAAAAATCGTTTTCAAAAGCTGCCAAAACGAGAGGAAGAAAAAAATGTAAATGAATATATATACAAGATTGAAGAAATTGGAAAGCCAGATAAAATAAAATTCGGGAAGAAAGAAGTATTAATTTTCACTCCAGATAAATACAAAGTAGATATTTTGGAAGCTGATTTCTCCAATCTCAAAAAAATCAGTATTCGTGGTTCCATTCGGGAAAAAAATAGTAGTGGTAGATTTTATGTAAAATATTTAGAGAAATTAAGAAATGATTATCCGCCAGAAACACTATTTAAAGTTCCAGAAATGGGTGATGATGCTACAGGTGGTAGGTATTTTTACTTGCCCCCAAAAGGAAATGTTAATGGTGGCTATTATCAAGGTAAACCACAATCAAGTGATGTTACGCTAAAGCCTTATCCGAACTTCTTCAATTTTGCGGAGGAATATAATAATGTTGCAGACCAAGGAAATGTTTCATTTAGAAATGGGAAAAAGCCAGAAGAATTAATGAAACTCTTATTAGACCTTTTTACTGTCTATGATGATTTAATTATTGACTATCATTTAGGAAGTGGAACAACTGCCGCCGTAGCTCATAAAATGAATAGAAGATATATTGGAATTGAACAATTAGATTATGGGAAAAATGGAAGTGTAACAAGGCTGAAAAATGTAATATCAGGCGAACAGTCAGGTATTTCCCAATCAGTTGGTTGGAAAGGCGGAGGCAGTTTTGTTTATGCAGAACTAAAACGCTACAATCAGCAATACATTGATGATATTGAGGCAGCCAAAGACAGTAAGGCATTAAAAAAACTGTATGAGCAAATGAAAGAGGAGGCTTTTTTCAGAATTGAAATTGACCATAATAAATGGGACAATGGTGAATTTGAAAAACTTACATTGGAAGAACAGAAACAACTGCTCTGCGAATGTTTGGATAAAAACCATTTGTATGTGAACCTCACCGAAATGGAAGATGCCTTTTACAAAATGAGCGAAGATGAAATTGCCCTGAACAAAAAGTTTTACAACATTTCATAA
- a CDS encoding IS4 family transposase, with translation MVKLTLFSQITSLIPRHIFSDIVKKYNGDKYSKGIDSWTHLISMVFCHLGQLSSVRDISNGLRSITGNIVHLGCTQAPSKSSISYINGRRPSKLFEEFYYALAAHFRSQVRFAKPALRQIRRKVYLLDASVISLSLSLYDWAKFRTRKGAVKLHLLLDYEGCLPAFADLTRGSVADITAARGMSLPSGSILVFDMGYYDFSWWNKLDSMNTWFVTRSKDNLDYELVEDFDVSGERDRNVLQDSNIRLTGVKSQHDYPRLLRRVRYWDEVNKNELVFITNNRSWTATTVARIYKERWHIESFFKLIKQNLRIKSFVGTSENAVQIQIWTALITILLLTFLKAKAKYQWHMSNLVSFVRLNLFVKINLWEWLNQPFIRPRKEDAVQLKLFSG, from the coding sequence ATGGTAAAGTTAACGCTTTTTTCCCAAATCACCAGCCTTATACCCCGGCATATATTCTCCGATATCGTAAAGAAGTACAACGGGGACAAATACAGCAAGGGGATTGATAGCTGGACACACCTCATAAGCATGGTATTTTGCCACCTGGGGCAGCTTAGCTCAGTACGGGATATTTCGAACGGCTTAAGGAGCATAACGGGTAACATAGTCCACCTGGGCTGCACGCAGGCCCCATCCAAGTCGAGCATATCCTACATTAACGGGAGGCGGCCCAGCAAGCTATTCGAGGAGTTCTACTACGCCCTGGCAGCGCATTTCAGGTCGCAGGTCAGGTTTGCCAAGCCAGCCCTGCGCCAGATACGGCGAAAGGTTTACCTGTTGGACGCCAGCGTCATATCGCTCTCGCTGTCGCTATACGACTGGGCGAAGTTCAGGACGCGCAAGGGCGCCGTCAAGCTGCACCTGCTGCTGGACTACGAGGGGTGCCTTCCGGCCTTTGCCGACCTAACCCGGGGCAGCGTGGCCGACATTACCGCCGCCAGGGGCATGAGCTTGCCCTCGGGTAGCATTCTGGTATTCGACATGGGCTACTACGACTTTTCCTGGTGGAACAAGCTGGACAGCATGAACACCTGGTTCGTCACCCGCTCCAAGGATAACCTGGACTACGAGCTGGTCGAGGACTTTGACGTGTCGGGGGAAAGGGATAGGAATGTGCTGCAGGACTCCAACATACGCCTTACCGGGGTAAAAAGCCAGCACGATTACCCCAGGCTGCTCCGCCGGGTGAGGTACTGGGACGAGGTCAATAAGAACGAGCTGGTCTTCATTACCAACAACCGTTCCTGGACAGCAACCACCGTGGCGCGCATCTACAAGGAACGGTGGCACATCGAGTCGTTCTTCAAGCTAATCAAGCAGAACCTTAGGATTAAGTCGTTTGTGGGCACATCCGAAAACGCGGTGCAGATCCAGATCTGGACGGCGCTGATCACTATACTGCTGCTCACATTCCTGAAGGCCAAGGCCAAGTACCAGTGGCACATGTCGAACCTGGTTAGCTTTGTCCGGTTGAACCTCTTCGTGAAGATTAACCTGTGGGAATGGCTAAACCAGCCCTTTATCCGTCCCAGAAAAGAGGATGCGGTACAGCTAAAGCTGTTTTCAGGGTAG
- a CDS encoding site-specific DNA-methyltransferase — protein MMQNLYKDLEKLLKDKSEFVVNGKLNKSKISDAAYQYNEALLKILLSHNSLKKQFFMEVGGATVFKQREFLNFLKNKDFLPNSYTEFKNQIGLQDEKGEYYRENKDVVLVFPYKDCVLEGGQDKEEQKRNEIFYNETLAPDEITRLFDTKALTNFKLYDSKGEHTLNAKSDIDFSKQNLILKGNNLLALHSLKGIKSIAGQVKLIYIDPPYNTGSDSFNYNDKFNHSTWLVFMKNRLLAAKTLMKYESVIAVQCSFHQYAYLKVLMDEHIRPK, from the coding sequence ATGATGCAGAACTTATATAAAGATTTAGAAAAATTGCTGAAAGACAAATCAGAATTTGTCGTTAACGGCAAACTTAACAAAAGTAAAATTTCAGATGCTGCCTATCAGTATAATGAAGCATTACTAAAAATTCTGTTAAGCCATAACAGCCTGAAAAAGCAATTTTTTATGGAGGTTGGTGGTGCAACCGTTTTCAAACAAAGGGAATTTTTAAACTTCCTTAAGAACAAAGATTTTTTACCAAACAGTTATACTGAGTTTAAAAATCAAATCGGCTTACAAGACGAAAAAGGCGAATATTATCGTGAGAATAAAGATGTTGTTTTAGTATTTCCTTACAAGGACTGTGTTTTAGAAGGCGGGCAAGACAAGGAAGAACAGAAAAGAAATGAAATTTTTTACAATGAAACACTTGCTCCCGATGAAATAACCCGCCTGTTTGACACTAAAGCCCTTACTAATTTTAAACTGTATGACAGCAAAGGAGAACACACCCTAAACGCAAAATCCGATATTGACTTTTCAAAGCAAAACCTGATATTGAAAGGAAACAATCTTTTGGCATTGCACAGTTTAAAAGGTATTAAAAGCATAGCAGGACAGGTAAAACTTATCTACATTGACCCACCTTATAATACCGGAAGCGATAGCTTCAATTACAATGACAAGTTTAATCACAGCACTTGGCTTGTATTTATGAAAAATCGGCTTTTAGCTGCAAAAACATTAATGAAATACGAGTCTGTAATTGCAGTTCAATGCAGTTTTCATCAATATGCTTACTTAAAAGTTTTGATGGATGAACACATCCGTCCAAAATAA
- a CDS encoding helix-turn-helix domain-containing protein has protein sequence MPTFGETIKKYREERHLPLRTVASYLDIDQAVLSKMEHNKRTATKEQVKKLAKYFDADEKELLILWLSDRVVYVIKDEEFATDALKVTEQEIKYIKKQKTK, from the coding sequence ATGCCAACTTTCGGAGAAACTATAAAAAAATACAGAGAAGAAAGGCACTTGCCTTTGCGTACCGTTGCTTCTTATCTTGACATTGACCAGGCTGTTTTAAGTAAAATGGAACACAACAAAAGAACAGCCACAAAAGAACAAGTTAAGAAATTAGCGAAATATTTTGATGCAGATGAAAAAGAACTTTTAATACTCTGGTTGAGCGACCGTGTCGTATATGTAATTAAGGATGAAGAATTTGCTACGGATGCACTTAAAGTAACAGAGCAAGAAATTAAATACATTAAAAAGCAAAAGACGAAATGA
- a CDS encoding ATP-dependent nuclease: MKISKVIIHNFRSILDSEFDLADYSLLVGENNAGKTNVISALRAFYEDAGVKFNEGNDFPKIPTKDKESWIELHFKTTPEEQESLKEEYKSEDSILRVRRYFKSENPDLVKGNQSNIYAYEKGTLSTNLFYGAKGVSQNKLGRIIYIPELSKSDDNLKLSGPSPFREMVNYVFGKVIKSSKAFETLNGSFDKFNADFQKETSEDGYSMKAIEDEINSELKNWEIKFGIKINPIKPPDIVKSLLSHYIQDNNLSDNKEIEVTSLGQGLQRHLIYTLIKLSSNYTDKKEEKKKEFSPDFTLILFEEPEAFLHPSQQEQMNLNLQKIATENNQQILITTHSPIFVCKNTMALNSIIKIQKKKGHTNIFQIKSNEIEALFDANLSLFKLFSDLLGDAATPAPIKAKINSKNLGNASPDLALKLEEETIKYFLWLDSERAALFFAKHIIICEGASEKIFIDYLLNTQWQDLKEKHIYLLDAMGKFSIHRFMNLFGKLGITHSVLMDSDNDKDVHKYINDFIEDNRNEFTWHIKNFDTDLETFLGIDKPNRADLKPLNLMMKHKQGNIAEAKIAELKELINHLITAPKIENTIAAKAEAVEVK, from the coding sequence ATGAAAATATCAAAAGTTATCATTCACAATTTCCGTTCAATACTTGACAGCGAGTTTGACTTGGCGGATTACTCACTTTTAGTTGGAGAAAATAACGCGGGAAAAACGAACGTAATTTCAGCACTAAGAGCTTTCTATGAAGACGCTGGAGTGAAATTTAATGAGGGCAACGACTTCCCTAAAATACCAACTAAAGACAAAGAAAGTTGGATAGAACTACATTTTAAAACAACTCCAGAAGAACAGGAATCCTTAAAAGAAGAATATAAATCGGAAGATAGCATTTTACGCGTAAGACGTTATTTTAAGTCTGAAAACCCTGATTTAGTAAAAGGAAACCAAAGCAATATTTACGCTTACGAAAAGGGGACACTATCCACAAACCTATTTTATGGGGCAAAAGGAGTTTCACAAAATAAACTTGGACGCATTATTTATATACCCGAACTTTCAAAGTCTGACGACAACCTTAAACTTTCAGGCCCAAGTCCTTTTAGGGAAATGGTTAATTATGTTTTCGGCAAGGTTATTAAATCCAGTAAAGCATTTGAAACGCTAAACGGTTCATTTGACAAATTCAATGCTGACTTTCAAAAGGAAACAAGTGAAGACGGATATTCTATGAAAGCGATTGAAGATGAAATAAATAGCGAGCTCAAAAATTGGGAAATAAAATTTGGAATAAAAATAAATCCAATAAAGCCACCTGACATTGTTAAAAGCTTGCTCTCTCACTACATTCAAGACAATAACCTTTCGGACAATAAAGAAATTGAAGTTACTTCTTTAGGTCAAGGATTACAAAGACATTTGATTTACACGCTTATCAAGCTCTCCTCAAATTATACTGATAAAAAGGAAGAAAAAAAGAAAGAGTTTTCACCTGATTTTACTCTGATACTTTTTGAAGAACCGGAAGCATTCTTGCATCCATCACAACAGGAGCAAATGAATTTGAACCTGCAAAAAATTGCAACTGAAAATAATCAGCAAATTCTAATAACCACTCATTCCCCGATTTTTGTTTGCAAAAACACAATGGCCCTAAACTCTATTATTAAAATTCAAAAGAAAAAAGGCCATACAAATATATTTCAAATCAAAAGCAATGAAATAGAAGCATTATTTGACGCGAATCTAAGCCTATTCAAACTCTTTTCTGATTTATTAGGTGATGCAGCAACGCCTGCACCAATAAAAGCTAAAATAAATAGCAAAAATTTAGGTAATGCTTCACCTGATTTAGCATTAAAACTTGAAGAAGAAACTATAAAATACTTTTTGTGGCTTGATAGTGAACGTGCAGCTTTATTTTTTGCAAAACACATAATTATTTGCGAAGGAGCATCAGAAAAAATATTTATTGATTACCTGCTTAATACTCAATGGCAGGATTTAAAGGAAAAACATATTTATTTATTAGATGCTATGGGCAAATTCAGTATTCATCGCTTTATGAATTTGTTTGGTAAACTTGGCATAACTCATTCTGTTCTTATGGATTCAGACAATGATAAGGATGTTCACAAATACATCAATGACTTTATTGAAGACAATAGAAATGAATTTACTTGGCATATAAAAAACTTTGACACAGATTTAGAAACATTCTTAGGAATTGACAAACCTAACCGAGCAGATTTAAAACCATTGAATTTAATGATGAAACACAAACAAGGAAATATTGCTGAAGCCAAAATTGCCGAATTGAAAGAATTGATTAACCACCTAATAACAGCACCTAAAATTGAAAACACCATTGCTGCTAAAGCTGAAGCAGTTGAAGTAAAATAA
- a CDS encoding serine hydrolase domain-containing protein → MKKLISILIILSLVGCNRKPDCSYKIPIDKNDGLNVSTLEEHNFDKIAFEKINSDICKGIYGNIHSLLLIHNNDLIIEQYYNGWKSNELHFLASTTKSFSAIMTGIAIEQGKVKDVNQKMIDFFPEYASLAEDTLKSQITIRDLLTNTSGFKWNEHALPINDPNNMGVQMDKMDNWLKASLELPMDTIPGTKYVYSGPNNIIIGEIIKKSTGQNIAEYTEDNLFKPLGIKDYSWFSKNGIFDVGGGLKLKSRDIAKYGLLYLKKGKWFDKQIVSSEWMEEIFNPFIEIMHPLYGCCQWQMVKTEYGFNSWFIPGNGGQIINIVPDLDLVIVINADNRHISKEKRTPLEYLIKDLTKIHPRLKNE, encoded by the coding sequence ATGAAAAAACTCATAAGTATTCTAATTATTTTAAGTTTAGTTGGTTGTAATAGGAAACCTGATTGTTCTTATAAAATACCGATTGACAAAAATGATGGTTTGAACGTATCAACACTTGAAGAACACAACTTCGACAAAATAGCATTTGAGAAAATAAATAGTGATATATGCAAAGGAATATACGGAAACATCCACAGCTTACTGCTTATTCACAACAATGACCTAATCATAGAGCAGTATTATAATGGATGGAAAAGTAATGAACTTCATTTTTTAGCTTCTACAACGAAAAGTTTCAGTGCAATTATGACTGGCATTGCGATAGAGCAAGGAAAAGTTAAAGATGTAAACCAGAAAATGATTGATTTTTTTCCAGAGTATGCTTCGCTTGCAGAAGACACTTTAAAAAGTCAAATAACGATTAGAGATTTACTTACCAATACATCTGGTTTTAAATGGAATGAGCATGCATTACCTATTAATGACCCCAATAATATGGGAGTACAAATGGATAAAATGGATAATTGGTTGAAAGCATCATTGGAATTACCAATGGACACTATTCCAGGAACTAAATATGTGTATAGCGGACCAAACAATATTATTATTGGTGAAATAATTAAAAAATCAACTGGACAAAACATTGCGGAATATACGGAAGATAATCTTTTCAAACCTCTTGGAATAAAAGATTACAGTTGGTTTTCAAAAAATGGCATTTTTGATGTTGGTGGTGGACTAAAACTCAAATCAAGGGATATCGCTAAATATGGATTATTATACCTGAAAAAAGGAAAATGGTTTGACAAACAGATTGTTTCATCAGAATGGATGGAAGAAATATTTAATCCATTTATTGAAATCATGCATCCTTTATATGGTTGTTGTCAATGGCAAATGGTAAAAACAGAATATGGATTTAACTCTTGGTTTATTCCCGGCAATGGAGGACAAATCATAAATATTGTTCCAGATTTAGATTTGGTAATTGTAATAAATGCAGACAACAGACATATTTCGAAAGAAAAGCGAACACCTTTGGAGTATTTGATCAAGGATTTAACAAAAATACATCCCAGACTTAAAAATGAATAA
- a CDS encoding AlwI family type II restriction endonuclease codes for MSKKGRKVTPTFKQMAFETAVRNPERYKGILAAIAPFIGEILDDEVLLRVVSKLYLEGIVSSDGVEITENSTIESISQQVQFVNRTRKADGGFPEGYQSRFWTYVRTLSELGFVLAQYKQKLRFSQIALMLINNEIDEQEAFSIQAIKYNRRSPYRNVSNDFNYFKFILQILTQREKISYEQFIVSTFSENGNVEEFLEIIDENAFRDSNEVEAFVRERFGTNLKAQTILRDYPDVVLRLLVITGFVSIQFRGKVFIYRNIANDEYINDLLSINVELSDDEKTIPENHFEKLESYNDVLLALVYKHREEIPETDGFEYAKKVAEIIDLYELNEKLIVESIGLIGTPKNIVPAFKYIAEPLKLEFYLSLILALKYGKEFAIRPNYKADYIGMPISHAPGNKGDIEVYSKNIYWLIEVTLIRNKTQQLNSETTSVIRHFFEDNKMNEYLSKYLSFVAPIIHQDTKDYFDYSIVRHKIKEQNLNLKPYPINEFIEVTLACENFSDMENYTNQVIEDFRNNLN; via the coding sequence ATGAGTAAAAAAGGAAGAAAAGTTACTCCAACTTTCAAACAAATGGCGTTTGAAACAGCTGTAAGAAATCCTGAAAGATATAAAGGGATTTTAGCAGCCATAGCTCCATTCATTGGTGAAATATTGGATGATGAAGTATTGTTAAGGGTTGTATCAAAATTGTATCTTGAAGGAATCGTTTCAAGTGATGGTGTAGAAATAACTGAAAATTCAACAATTGAAAGTATATCACAACAAGTTCAGTTTGTAAATAGAACTCGAAAAGCAGATGGCGGATTTCCCGAAGGTTATCAGTCAAGATTTTGGACTTATGTAAGAACATTGTCAGAATTAGGTTTTGTTCTTGCTCAATACAAACAAAAACTAAGATTTTCGCAAATTGCTCTTATGCTTATAAACAATGAGATTGATGAACAAGAAGCATTTTCTATTCAGGCTATTAAGTACAATAGACGTTCTCCATATCGCAATGTTTCAAATGATTTTAATTACTTTAAGTTCATTCTTCAAATTCTTACCCAAAGGGAAAAAATATCTTATGAACAATTTATTGTTTCTACTTTTAGTGAAAATGGTAATGTAGAGGAGTTTTTAGAAATAATAGATGAAAATGCTTTTCGAGATTCTAATGAAGTTGAAGCATTTGTGAGAGAAAGATTTGGTACTAATTTAAAAGCACAAACAATATTAAGAGATTATCCCGATGTTGTATTACGCCTTTTAGTCATTACAGGATTTGTTTCAATCCAATTCAGAGGCAAAGTGTTTATATACAGAAACATAGCAAATGATGAATATATAAACGATTTGCTTTCAATAAACGTTGAACTTAGTGATGATGAAAAAACTATTCCCGAAAATCATTTTGAAAAGTTAGAATCATACAATGACGTATTGCTTGCCTTAGTTTACAAACATAGGGAAGAAATTCCTGAAACTGATGGCTTTGAATACGCTAAAAAAGTTGCGGAAATTATTGATTTGTATGAGTTAAACGAAAAATTAATTGTTGAAAGTATTGGTTTAATTGGAACTCCAAAAAATATTGTTCCTGCTTTCAAATATATTGCAGAACCATTGAAGTTAGAGTTTTATTTGAGTTTAATTCTTGCACTTAAATACGGTAAAGAGTTTGCAATTAGACCAAATTACAAAGCCGATTATATAGGTATGCCAATTTCACACGCTCCAGGTAATAAAGGTGATATTGAAGTTTACTCAAAAAATATTTATTGGCTTATTGAAGTAACACTAATCCGAAATAAAACTCAACAATTGAACAGCGAAACGACATCAGTTATTCGTCATTTTTTTGAAGATAACAAAATGAACGAATATCTTTCCAAATACCTTTCATTTGTTGCTCCAATAATTCATCAGGACACTAAAGATTATTTTGACTATTCAATTGTCCGACATAAAATAAAAGAACAAAACTTGAATTTAAAGCCCTATCCAATTAATGAGTTTATAGAAGTTACTTTGGCTTGTGAAAATTTCAGCGATATGGAAAATTATACAAATCAAGTTATTGAAGATTTTAGAAATAATTTGAATTAA